CGGAGGCACTGCAGGACTGCTTTGAGTCTACAGATTGGGGGGTGCTCTGTGAGCCACATACATGACCGACTGTATCACAGAAAACATCAAATTCTGTGAGAACATCATATGCCCTCCCGGACTGTACGCTCCTTTCCCAATCATAAACCATGGATCACCGTGACCAGAAAGTTCTTCTTAACGAGAAGAAGAAAGGTTTCAGGTCTCAGCTAAGGGAAGTACAGCACAAACTGCGGGATAAACTGAGGGAGTTTAAAAACACCTacaggaggaagctggaggCCAGTTTCCAACAGAACAACATGACGGAGGTGTGGACAGGGATGAAAGAGATCCCAGGGTGTGGGGGGAGAAGAAGACAAACACCAGGCAGCCAGGAGAGAGCAAACAAGCTAAACTGTTACTTCAACAGTTTTAGCTCACAGCCATTCCCTGCTTCCTCTTCCACTCAACCAACCCCCTACACCCCctcattgcccccccccccccttcttttgGTCCCACACCTCCCCCTCACCCCCCTGTAGTCAGCCCAATCCCCCCACCAGTACAGCATATTTTCTCTGCCCCCACCGACACTTGACCACCCCCTTCCTTTACATACATACCTGGCCAGGTGAAGAGACAGTTGGAGGGGCTTTACCAGCGCAAGGCTGCTGGCCCCGATGGCATCAGCCCCAGGGTCCTGAAGACCTGCGCCAGTCAGCTGTCTGGTGTTCTCCAGTATCTCTTCAACTTGAGCCTGCAGagggtgctgctgctgtggaaGATGTCCTGCCCTGTCCAGGTCCCCAATAAGTCAAATCCATCTGCCTTGAGGACTACCGCCCAGTGGCTCTTACAATCCATGTGATGAAGGTGCTGGTCTTGGCCTACCTGAGGCCGTGggtgagttcttctctggacccttTACAATTTGCCTACCAGCCTCGTCTGGGAGTGGACGACGCTGTCCTCTTTCTTCTGCAGCAAGCTCTTTTGGACCTGGATGGCGGTGGCGGCACTGTCAAAatcccatttttttatttccccagTGCATttaacaccatccagccactgATACTAGGTGAGAAGCTGCAGGTGATGGGTGTCTGTGCATCCatagtctcctggatcactacctgacagacagactaTAGTTTGTTGAGTGGTATAGGGCccccacaggggactgtgctgtctctttttctgttcaccttatacaccacagacttccagtacaagtcagagtcatgtcacctacagaagttttctgctgactctgcagttgttggttGTATAAGtgatggacaggagggagagtacaGAGCGCTGGGGGATGACTTTGTGGAGGGGTCTGGAAAGAACCgcctgctgctgaacgtggaCAAGACAAGAGAGATGGGGattgacttcaggaggaagggaacagctctgcagcccctttgcatcctgggaagaGACGTGGGCATGGTTGAGGAGTACAGATACCTGCATGTCAACACTGAcaacaggctgaactggaaaaccaacagcactgctgtttacaagaaggggatgagcagactctatttcctgaggaagctgagatccttcagcgtgtgcagcagaatgttggagatgttctacccgTCTGTTGTGGCCAATCCGCTCATCGGAGCCAgtgacacaaacagactgaacaaactgatcgtGAAGGCTGGTTCACTGATTGGCTGCAAACAGgagacatttgaagctgtggtggagaggaggtctcTGGACTAACTGTtgtctatcatggataaccccgaccaccctctccaccccacactggtccatcagaggagcaccttctctaagaggcttCAACAGCTTTGATGTCTCACAGATTGCTACAAGAAAtaattcctaccacaggcaataaaacctGTTAACAATttatcactgggtgctagatgagactctgagacaTCACAATAATGCAATAAGTGCAACCTGCAAAATAcgtttatttacatattttcataatatttaggcagttgcacatttttgtattcacaacttgttcttgtattttatcctattattatttcaagtattatgtatgtatatattgtatcccataatttcatttatatttatattctgtgctgtgtgactgattttgctgctgtcaaaatataatttcccattttattgggataaataattatctatctatcttttagaacataaaaaataactcaTAACTTTCAATTTGAATATAAGCAAGCACATGCAGTAGTGAGAAGGAGTATAAGGCAAGGGGAAGATCATACTCGAGGGATCATTGTAGCTCAATAGGAAGTAATATTTATATAAGTGATGTATGGAGAAAGATCAAGAAAGTGGAAGGGAATAGAATAGAGTGGAGTTATCCAATTCTTTCAGATGGAGAACAGTTGGCTATATCAAACCTAGAGAAAGCAGACATGATGTTGTACACACTGAGTAAGGTAAAGTTCCAGTAATCTATCAGAAGAAGCCGAGAAAACATGCTAGTAATCCAGCATATTCTATAGACCAATAGCTTTAACCTCTCACTTAGGTAAATTAATGAGAAGGGTGGTAAATGGAAGACTAATGCACTTTATTGAAGAAAAAGGGGTTGATGGCTAATTGTCAGAGTGGCCTAAGAAAGGGGAGAAGTGCTATTGATTCAATCATATGTCTTGAGGATGAAATAAGAAAAGCACAGATAAATAAAGACACGGTTGTGGCAGTATTCTTAGACATGGAAAAGGTATATGACATGCTATGGGTAGGTCTTTTAATCATGATGCATATGCTAGGAATTGGAGGAAATAGGTTTAACTGGGTAAtggactttttaaataatagaaGTATTCAGGTGAAAATAGGGACAGAAACATCTAGAAGATGTTTGGTAGAAAATGTGACGCTACAAGGTGTAGTTATTAGTCCATTGCTATTCAACATAACGAGTGAAAAGTTTTAAATTTCTTGGTGTGTTTCTTGACACAAGACTTACATGGAGGGAGAGCATATTTCAAAAGTAGTAGGCTAGACAAATGTAAAAGGGCAATGGATTTAATGAGATATCTTGCTGGAACAGAATGGGGAGCAGATGTAGCATATTTGAAgcaaatgtatgtatatttaattaGAGCAAGAATTGAATATGGGTGTTTGGTGTATGGATCTGCAACCAAGTCAGTCTTAGCTGGATTAGATATACTCCAAGCTAGGGCACTGACCCCCAGGTTATAGCGACGGCCTGTTGCTTGAACCAGAGCCAAACACACTGGCTTGAACTACAGATTTTGGTTCCGCATACGGAAGTGTAAAGAAGCGAATCGAGAGAAAAACccgcccctctctctttctttcaaatTCCGACCGAACTAAGATTAAACTAAAAAGCTAGGCATTGCTGACCAAATATTTAAGATGTGGTTATTGTATTGCCTATTTCTcgactaaaatgttttcagaaacatatttcCGTGCACCGTTTGACTGAAATcttggatgtattaagagaaccgAAAGACGATGGTGAACAGGAAGTGGGTGCTTTACTGTTTCCCATGTTGCAAAAACGGAGGctaaaaaacaagatgaaactGTTAAACTAGGCCGCGCCGATCAAATATAAAACCACATTCCGTTACTGCATTGCCTATTTCTcgcctaaaatgttttcagaaacatattttagcTTACCGTTTAACTGTATGACGAGATTGTTTGTTACCAGCCGACCGCCATTGTGTCGAGCTCGCATTACGTCACTTTAACTGTCTACGCACTCAACAGCGGTGCGGTGTAGTGCATTCTGGTAGTTGAAGGTTTTCTAGCTTTTGAGCGAATGGGAATATCATagcttcttttctgttttctttagccATGTATTACATGGCTTTTAGCACCAGTTAAAACAATGTTTGCGTAATTATACAGCATAGACAGCCCAGTTGTATGAAATTACACTCATTCCAGcggtaaaatacttttttaatagagaaaaataactgtgaaattCTGAAAAGTGTATGTACAAAATTGTAAACAAAAGTTGtaacaaaacaaccaatttTACATTCTTGTTTATTTCTATGTAACATAAAGTCTTACTTAGTTCAGTCATCACCTGGGGATTCGGGATATGCAAAAGTGAATATGTATTCTGTTATCTGTTAGAAAACAGAAACCATCTTTCAGCTGATTAATAAGGATTACAGttactactgtgtgtgttaaagcTATTAAGCTATTATTAGCTTTTAACAACCTATTTAATAATCATtgagacagatttaaaaaaaataagtcatgtTTCCATTATGAATTAGCGCAGATTTGACAACACAACAATTTAATGAATTACTTGCATAGATGATTATCAAGTTCagaaatcagaaatactttataaGTTGCCAACAACCTATCTGGTCCTGTCTTCTCAGGGAATTATATATTCACAGATATACTTTTTGAGGCTGCGACACACCTCATCGTACCACTTTCCTTGTGCAACCACTGAAAGAGCAACACAGCTCTCCCTCTTTGTTCCTGTGGGCTGCTTCTTGGAGCGGTCCCAGTTGAAGTAGCTGACTGGGAGGCTGTTGACATCAACATATTGGCCTTCTTTCACTATGTCTGCTACACCGATCCAGAAGTCCTTGGATCCTGGAGCACTCCTCTTTGCATAGTCTCTCAGGTCATTGTTTTCCATCATGTCCCGTGGCGTTGCAAGAGTTCCTCCTTGTGCAATACAGTCTTCATTTGCTTCATGGAAATGTTTGGGTTCCTCAATTGTAAGATAACATTTTCTGTGAGCTTTGATGCCGCGGAGACAGACTGAAAACACAATGCACTTCCATCATTAGTGAACTGAATTATAATGTAGAACTATATGGTGGTTAACgagttttaaaaaactattgCCTAGTTTAGTTTCCTCAGTAATAGAAAAAAGATTATGATagtcattttacaaaaacattttttgttccCCCTTTTGTCAGAATCTTTGGCAATTCATGCAGCCACATTCATTAACTCcagtcttgtataaagtacttgaaagcaagacttaagtaaaagtacaagtatcttaccagaaaatgactttggtagacGTTAAAGTCACCTTTTTGAATATATTGcgtaaaagtcttaaagtatctGATATTTACTGCACTTCAgtatcaaatgtaattttttgatattaaatgtacttaattattaGAAGGGAAAGTGTGGGCAAATAAAACTTTGAATCTGAACTTTATCATCGTTTCCTCATAGTAAAGCATCAAATATTCAGGGTTTCCACATTCTTCTTGAACATCAAATTCAaacaacataatttaattttttttgtgaaaaagaatCTTTCACCCCAATGTGCAAAAAACATCACTTGCAAGTAACGAGTTACAAAGATGCTTAGGGGAAatgtggagtaaaagtatacattttattaactcATAGTTTAGAGAGTTCACAGTGTGAATAGTGAGCTGTAAGTCGgccaagaaaggaaaaaagggcataatagagatttaaaaaataaaaacaataaatttgTAGAATTTTTATATGATCAActaagagaaaaacacacaaaataatgagAAATCATCATAAgatgttttaacatttcttaTAAATTGTGTGTTACCTACAATCTTCccaattcaattttactttATAATCTAATGGCTAATATGAGTgctgctgccctctgctggagaTTCAGCTCAAAATTTAGTTACCAAGTTACTAATTATCTCTCTCTAAATTAACAGGTAACAGTGAGGGAAAGCACCATGAGATAATTATAATGCAATCTAAAACCACAATGAATATTATTAACCAACCAATGTCCAATAATTTATTTCTTCTTAACCCACTTTTTAACAAACATTCTGAGGAGTGCAGTAATACTTATTAATCTAATATATTACTGCCATTTCCTCTGACTTTAATCTTTCTTTAGGTAGGGCAGTACCTGTCTGCAACGCTTGCATCTCCTTCAGTGAATTCACCTCCAGCCACAACCTCTCAAGCTGGGACTTCACATCATCTTCTTCTGCAGCTGCATCTCAATGAAGAGGCAAGAAAAACAGGTCAGATGAAAATCTATGGCAAGCACGTTATTTATTAGCTGTGTGTATAGTTACCTCCGGACTGATGTGGTAACACAGCTTTCCTGGTGCGAGATGGGCGGCTGGAGCTGAAGTGGAGCAAGGAGAAGCAAAGAAcgaggaggacagagagggcCAGACGCGCCATGTCTGAAGCCAGTGGATCCTACAGTGACAGGACACACCTTTTACTGCCGTAAAAGGAACCAAAAACCCTGCAGGCAGCTCAATAAATACCGGCCCTTCTGTATGCCTTCCTGGGTACTCTCCTTGCTTTGGCTCCGACTCTGTTTTTGTCCAAACATCAGGAGGAGGTGAGAGAGTTATACATGCAGAGTGGCAAATAATGATTTCCTTGTGTCTGGCTTTTGATAAATATTTACTTGGGACAAGGTACACTAAACAATATTCCCTTTCATTTCACAAACAAACTGGAAATTCATTGACTGCTTCACATTACAGTTTTCTTAAATACATCCATTTTCCATGTCAGTGTTGAACATGCCAAGTCActttttaacaagaaaaataatCCAACAAATGGTTGTTAACTTAGAAAATGTATAACATTCTTGTACACTAAGTGGTATAAATCTACACTAATAAAGGTCTCATTTACAACATTCAGTAAAtgcttttttacagttttgatcACTCAGATTTCCAGTTgcataatatttttaaaataaagcttCAGTTAAACTCAAAGAAAGTTCAATTCTCGGCTCTGGTGCAGGCAAAGCTATTTTTAGAGTGAGATGTATACAGACGAGAGGGGTGAGCTAAATAAGAACTAAAATTACAGCCTCACGGTTGCAGGCCTCTGCCAATCAGTCAAGTTGTAGTTTACATCAATGTCTTACCAGATTCATATATTACATGCAGTGACTTTGTAGGATGGTTAGCACTATGTTGACTATTTAAAAATTGAGTACAAATGGCTGACAGAGAGCTTTGCCATATGATGCAACAACAATCGCCTAAAGCTCAATATCAGCAAAACCAATGAGTTTGTGGTGGGCTACAAGAGGAACAGAAACTGTCCTGGTTATCATTCAGAGAGAGGAAGTAAAGAAATGGACTCATACAAGTATACCTTTGGGTccaaatcaacaaaacaaactggccTCTCCGGGAACcttcaccttatcgtggtggaggggtttgtgtgtccctatgaacctgagggctgtgctgtctggagctttgtgatcctggtagggtctcccatggcaaagtggtcccAGGTGAgaggccagacaaagaatggttcaaaaaccttATGAGTCACGAGGAAGCGACAGAGTGACCCTGCCctgaggaagcccggggcccctgTCTGGATCCAAGCCAAGATAGAGGGCTCATCAGcaagcgcctggtggccgggtttgccacggagtctgggcgggcacagcccgaaaaagCTACATGGCGccccttctctctccatcccatgggtCCACCACCTGTAGGAATCGCTGGGgtctttgaggaactcctaaatccagctaacTGCCCTCTTTggcagaggcagagctggaggaagaTAAGGGATTATCAATTttcctggtggaagtcgctgaggtagttaaGCAACTCCACAGTTgaaaagccccagggattgatgagatctgtccagaaatgctgaaagctctggctGTGgtggggctgtcttggttgacatgCCTCTTCAACactgcgtggaagtctgggacagtgcctaaggagtggcagaccggggtagTTGTTACCGTCTTCataaagggggaccagagggtgtgtgccaattaaagggttatcacacttctcagcctccctggtaaagtctactctaaggtgctggaaaggagggttcggtcgatagtcgaacctcgggttGAAGAAGAACAATGCAGATTCCGCCATGGTTGTGTAACAatggatcagatcttcactctcgcaagaaacctgggagtatgcccatccggtctacatgtgttttgtggatctggagaaggcgtatgaccgggtcccccggtagacactgtgggaggtgctgcgggagtatggggtgagggggtcccttctcagggccatccaatctctgtatgaccaaagcaagagctgtgcCAAGGTTCTCTGCAGTAAGTTGGACTTGTTTCAAGTGAAGTTTGGCCtacgccagggctgcgctttgtcaccaatcctgtttgtagtatatatggacaggatattgaggcgtagtcggggtggggaagggttgcagtttggtgggctgggAATCTCATCGCTGCTATTTACGGATGATGTGGTCCttatggcatcatcggcctgggACCTtaagcactcactggatcgatttgcagccgagtgtgaagcggctgggggGAAGATCTAAacctaaatctgaggccatggttctcagcaggaaaccaatggagtgccttcttcaggtagggaatgagtcgtTACCGCAAATGAAGAAGTtcaagtaccttggggtcttgttcaccAGCGAGGAGCAGGAagggagattggtcggagattCTTCGCAGCGGGTGTGGTATTACACTTAATGTATTGCAGttttgtgacgaaaagagacctgagccagaaggcaaagctctcaatctactggtcagtttttgttcttACTCTCACCTATGGTGATGAAGGCTGGATcgtgaccaaaagaacgagatccagggtacaagcagccGAAATGGGTTTCATCAGGAGGGTGACTAGCGTCTCCGTTAGAGatgggtgagaagcacagtcatctgTGAGGAATTCGgagtagagccactgctccttcgcgtcaaaaggagccagttgagttGGTTCAGGCATCtagtaaggatgcctcctgggcgcctccctagggaggtgttccagacacatccagctggaaggaggcctcggggaagacccaggactaggtggagagattacatctccaacctggcctgggaatgccttgggatcccccagttggcgCTGGTTAATTCGGCTCGGGTAAGGGAAATTTGGACTCCCctgttggagctgctgcccccgcaacccgataccgtaTAAGCaaaggaagatggatggatggatggatggactggACTCACAACATTGATGCCCTCTTCAGGAGGGGACAGAGCAGACCCAGATCCTTCAGTGTGTGCAACAGGCTCTTACATATCTTCTATCAGTCTGTATAGCTagttctctctttttctttttgttctttttgttcttgGTGTGCCGGTCTGGTAGCATCAAGGCTTGGAGGTCAGCAGTCTGAACAAGCTGTAAAAGAAAGCCAGCTGTTCACATGCTTAGCCAAAAGAATCTATTTTAATAGAACACAAAGTTGTAGCCATGACAGGAGACAATGCTTTAAATATGGATGTTGATGTAAAGAATCCACAAATTCTAAAACATGGATGCTTCCCAACATCTTTAGCACAGAAGATAAGTCTCACCAATTCAAAGGAAATATAATAGCCCATATTTTGTACACCAAGAAAACATTGTTAACATCTCAAGTCCTCATGGAGTTCATGAAGGTAAACTTATTACATGAAcccaaaattaaatatttacatgatATATTAAAAGAGAAGAGGGGCaacttaaaagaaataaaataaagtcatcTACAAAGGGACCTCAGGGACAGTGACAGAACTCATACCATGTAAAATATGATCAAATATTAAACCAAGACAAAAACTCAATCGTACTTTGCAGATATTTATTCAAGTAAACCGAGCTGTACTCAAAGAAGGTACacaacaaaactgacaaaaatatgCGACCACCAGTGAACCAAAGTATACCAAGGAATGTCGTGAACACACTACAATGCTAAACACctcttttaacaattttttattttagacacaagccaatatgaatgtaaaacatgcactctctctcactttctcttacacacaaacaggccTGACATTAAAGGCATCAAAATTGAGACgtatttccaaaatgtctaCACATCATCCTTACTCCAAGTCTATAAATCAACTTCTAAAACTGCTTATTTTATGACTTATGTACACCCGATAACCCTGTATCTCTGTTTGTCATTCAACTTCAAAGCATGCAGTTTACCCAATAGTTTtgctgttacattttttgtttcctaAAATCGCATTATTACAAaagtcttgtcttgttttgatagttgaaaaaataattttagtttCATACACTGGTTTCATTTGAGTGAttcaagtaaaataataaatacttcaGATGACTAGCCAAAGTAATATACACTGAAAAAGCAAGGCCaaagaaatagtaaaaacaatacagtttgtttttaagttaaaacatcaaaaataaaaacagatcaattatttgaatgtgtgagtgtgaacaTTTATTGTTTGTCAGCCGTTATTTCATTAACAACTCTCAGAGTAGAGCAGAGGGAATCATACTTAAATAAAGGAATACACAGCTTTACTCTGACCTACATCACGCTGGCTTTATACATCAGCTCATTGTGAAAAACTATTTATTCAGGTTGGAGTCTTATGGCACTTTTGTTGTGAGGCACCAGCAAGTAAACAACTTTAGTCAGACAAGCAAAGCAGAGACCCCGCAAACCTCCATCTGCAGTCTGACTGATCACGTCATGATCCTCCCTCAGACAATTCGGAATTTATCTTATGTTTTCTTGTATTTACATATATTCTTAGTAAATGTTGACctttcaataaatgcaacactgtATGGCGTATATATCATTTTAGTAAAAGTTCAGAATATACAGCGTagaaggaaaatatgtcctcaatccAATTAGTTACTACATAAACAGCTCTGGTGGTAAAACGTTTATGCACAGATTTTCGTATTTTAgttaaaaatacctttttttgttggtttgttcaACGTGAACGAGGAAAGCATTTCAAGTACCAAACGATCGTTTGTTGCTCAAAGGCACTGGTGAACAAAGGTTGGCAACTAAGAATAAAAGAACATGCAGTAATCTACACACAGACTTTTATCTCTTGTGGCTTATACATTACTATTGTGACATGAGAAAGTAATTTAATATCTTGGTCAGAAGCATCGAAACATTGAGGGCACTTTCTCAAAAATATGGCAACCGTTTGCTTTTACAGCTGTCATCACGGAGGACAGGTGGAGATCAAATTATACTTTTCTATAACTTCTATAGTATAGGGCACTTATGTGCTTAAATCGTAAAGAGATAATGGTAGGCCAGCAGATTTAAATGCTTATTCAGTCAATAAACTGTTGGcagtttaattaaattgtaaaatggACACAACCCTATTACCATTACTAGGTAGCATTAAATTACAACATAATCCCATAAGGATTATAATAATACTATGTTTAGAATGGCACTTACGCCTGTTGCTTGAGTGACAAACATGATGTTAGTCTTCATTTACCCAATAATTATGCATGAACAATCAACTGACAAACAATAGGTAACAGACAAGAGGCACAAACTTATATTgtacatccatccattcatgcatacatgcatacatacatacacacacatactgtactacacAATACTTGTGTGTGGTTGGGTTCCTCTGCAGTCTCTAGGCATGT
The Etheostoma cragini isolate CJK2018 chromosome 1, CSU_Ecrag_1.0, whole genome shotgun sequence genome window above contains:
- the clec3a gene encoding tetranectin-like protein, whose amino-acid sequence is MARLALSVLLVLCFSLLHFSSSRPSRTRKAVLPHQSGAAEEDDVKSQLERLWLEVNSLKEMQALQTVCLRGIKAHRKCYLTIEEPKHFHEANEDCIAQGGTLATPRDMMENNDLRDYAKRSAPGSKDFWIGVADIVKEGQYVDVNSLPVSYFNWDRSKKQPTGTKRESCVALSVVAQGKWYDEVCRSLKKYICEYIIP